In a single window of the Mesoplodon densirostris isolate mMesDen1 chromosome 16, mMesDen1 primary haplotype, whole genome shotgun sequence genome:
- the CDC25B gene encoding M-phase inducer phosphatase 2 isoform X1 — protein MELPQPEPAAASTLSPAVVRGGAQRPGHLPGLRLGAHGLLGSPKRAAASSPVTTLTQTMHDLAGLGSETPKSRVGSLLTCLSLSRRASESSLSSESSESSDAGLCMDSPSPMDPQVVEQTFEQAIQAASRVIRNEQFSIRRFQSLPGRLLGHSPVLRNITNSQAPGTWRKSEACGRAAHSSREDKENDGFVFKMPGKPTHPSHTHALAEWASRREAFAQRPSSAPDLMCLTPERKMEVEELTPLARCCFSLTPTKGAAEEDDGFVDILESDLKEDDVVPPGMESLISAPLVKTSEKEEEQDLIMYSKCQRLFRSPSMPCSVIRPILKRLERPQDRDLPIQSKRRRSVTPPEEQREAEEPKARVLRSKSLCHDEIENILDSDHRELIGDYSKAFLLQTVDGKHQDLKYISPETMVALLTGKFSNIVERFVIVDCRYPYEYEGGHIKTAVNLPLERDAETFLLQSPITPCSLDKRIILIFHCEFSSERGPRMCRFIRERDRASNDYPSLYYPEMYILKGGYKEFFPQHPTFCEPQDYRPMNHEDFKDELKTFRLKTRSWAGERSRRELCSRLQDQ, from the exons ATGGAGCTGCCCCAGCCGGAGCCCGCGGCAGCCTCGACTCTCAGTCCGGCCGTCGTGCGCGGTGGCGCCCAGCGTCCCGGCCACCTCCCGGGCCTCCGGCTGGGGGCTCATGGCCTCCTGGGGTCTCCGAAGCGCGCCGCCGCTTCCTCGCCGGTCACCACCCTCACCCAGACCATGCACGACCTCGCCGGGCTCGGCAG CGAGACCCCAAAGAGTCGGGTAGGCAGCCTGCTCACATGCCTATCCCTGTCCCGTCGGGCGTCTGAATCCTCCCTGTCGTCTGAGTCCTCTGAATCTTCTGATGCAG GTCTGTGCATGGACTCTCCCAGCCCTATGGACCCCCAGGTGGTGGAGCAGAC ATTTGAACAGGCCATCCAGGCAGCCAGCCGAGTTATTCGAAA TGAGCAGTTTTCTATCCGACGCTTCCAGTCCTTGCCG GGGAGGCTTCTGGGCCACAGCCCTGTGCTACGGAACATCACCAACTCCCAAGCGCCTGGCACCTGGAGGAAGAGTGAAGCATGTGGCCGAGCTGCCCACAGCTCTAGGGAGGACAAAGAGAAT GATGGATTTGTCTTCAAGATGCCGGGGAAGCCCACACATCCCAGCCACACCCATGCCCTGGCAGAGTGGGCCAGCCGCAGAGAAGCCTTTGCCCAGAGGCCAAGCTCGGCTCCCGACCTGATG TGTCTCACCCCTGAGCGGAAGATGGAAGTAGAAGAACTGACTCCCCTGGCCCGATGTTGCTTCTCCCTGACCCCAACCAAGGGGGCTGCCGAGGAAGATGATGGATTCGTGGATATCCTGGAGAGTGACTTAAAG GAGGATGATGTAGTCCCCCCAGGCATGGAGAGCCTCATAAGTGCCCCACTGGTCAAGACctcagaaaaggaagaggagcag GACCTCATCATGTACAGCAAGTGCCAGCGGCTCTTCCGCTCTCCGTCCATGCCCTGCAGCGTGATCCGGCCCATCCTCAAGAGGCTGGAGCGGCCCCAGGACAGGGACCTGCCCATACAGAGCAAGCGGAGAAGGAGCGTGACCCCTCCAGAGGAGCAGCGGGAGGCTGAGGAACCC AAAGCCCGCGTTCTCCGCTCAAAGTCCTTGTGTCATGACGAGATTGAGAACATCCTGGACAGTGACCACCGAGAACTGATCGGGGATTACTCCAAG GCCTTCCTCCTACAGACTGTGGATGGAAAGCACCAAGACCTCAAGTACATCTCACCAGAAACG ATGGTGGCCCTGCTGACAGGCAAGTTCAGCAACATCGTGGAGAGGTTTGTGATTGTGGACTGCAGATACCCCTACGAGTATGAAGGCGGGCACATCAAG ACTGCTGTGAACCTGCCTCTGGAAAGGGATGCTGAGACCTTCCTGCTACAGAGCCCCATCACACCCTGTAGCCTGGACAAGAGAATCATCCTCATTTTCCACTGTGAATTTTCATCTGAGCGGGGGCCCCGCAT GTGCCGTTTCATCCGGGAACGGGACAGAGCCTCCAATGACTACCCCAGCCTCTACTATCCTGAGATGTATATCCTCAAAGGCGGCTACAAGGAGTTCTTCCCACAGCACCCG ACCTTTTGTGAGCCTCAGGACTACCGGCCCATGAACCATGAGGACTTCAAGGATGAGCTGAAGACCTTCCGCCTCAAGACGCGCAGCTGGGCTGGCGAGCGGAGCCGGCGGGAGCTCTGCAGCCGCCTGCAGGACCAGTGA
- the CDC25B gene encoding M-phase inducer phosphatase 2 isoform X2, with amino-acid sequence MGWMDAFPGSHMALLRFEQAIQAASRVIRNEQFSIRRFQSLPGRLLGHSPVLRNITNSQAPGTWRKSEACGRAAHSSREDKENDGFVFKMPGKPTHPSHTHALAEWASRREAFAQRPSSAPDLMCLTPERKMEVEELTPLARCCFSLTPTKGAAEEDDGFVDILESDLKEDDVVPPGMESLISAPLVKTSEKEEEQDLIMYSKCQRLFRSPSMPCSVIRPILKRLERPQDRDLPIQSKRRRSVTPPEEQREAEEPKARVLRSKSLCHDEIENILDSDHRELIGDYSKAFLLQTVDGKHQDLKYISPETMVALLTGKFSNIVERFVIVDCRYPYEYEGGHIKTAVNLPLERDAETFLLQSPITPCSLDKRIILIFHCEFSSERGPRMCRFIRERDRASNDYPSLYYPEMYILKGGYKEFFPQHPTFCEPQDYRPMNHEDFKDELKTFRLKTRSWAGERSRRELCSRLQDQ; translated from the exons ATGGGATGGATGGATGCCTTTCCTGGCAGCCATATGGCCCTGCTGAG ATTTGAACAGGCCATCCAGGCAGCCAGCCGAGTTATTCGAAA TGAGCAGTTTTCTATCCGACGCTTCCAGTCCTTGCCG GGGAGGCTTCTGGGCCACAGCCCTGTGCTACGGAACATCACCAACTCCCAAGCGCCTGGCACCTGGAGGAAGAGTGAAGCATGTGGCCGAGCTGCCCACAGCTCTAGGGAGGACAAAGAGAAT GATGGATTTGTCTTCAAGATGCCGGGGAAGCCCACACATCCCAGCCACACCCATGCCCTGGCAGAGTGGGCCAGCCGCAGAGAAGCCTTTGCCCAGAGGCCAAGCTCGGCTCCCGACCTGATG TGTCTCACCCCTGAGCGGAAGATGGAAGTAGAAGAACTGACTCCCCTGGCCCGATGTTGCTTCTCCCTGACCCCAACCAAGGGGGCTGCCGAGGAAGATGATGGATTCGTGGATATCCTGGAGAGTGACTTAAAG GAGGATGATGTAGTCCCCCCAGGCATGGAGAGCCTCATAAGTGCCCCACTGGTCAAGACctcagaaaaggaagaggagcag GACCTCATCATGTACAGCAAGTGCCAGCGGCTCTTCCGCTCTCCGTCCATGCCCTGCAGCGTGATCCGGCCCATCCTCAAGAGGCTGGAGCGGCCCCAGGACAGGGACCTGCCCATACAGAGCAAGCGGAGAAGGAGCGTGACCCCTCCAGAGGAGCAGCGGGAGGCTGAGGAACCC AAAGCCCGCGTTCTCCGCTCAAAGTCCTTGTGTCATGACGAGATTGAGAACATCCTGGACAGTGACCACCGAGAACTGATCGGGGATTACTCCAAG GCCTTCCTCCTACAGACTGTGGATGGAAAGCACCAAGACCTCAAGTACATCTCACCAGAAACG ATGGTGGCCCTGCTGACAGGCAAGTTCAGCAACATCGTGGAGAGGTTTGTGATTGTGGACTGCAGATACCCCTACGAGTATGAAGGCGGGCACATCAAG ACTGCTGTGAACCTGCCTCTGGAAAGGGATGCTGAGACCTTCCTGCTACAGAGCCCCATCACACCCTGTAGCCTGGACAAGAGAATCATCCTCATTTTCCACTGTGAATTTTCATCTGAGCGGGGGCCCCGCAT GTGCCGTTTCATCCGGGAACGGGACAGAGCCTCCAATGACTACCCCAGCCTCTACTATCCTGAGATGTATATCCTCAAAGGCGGCTACAAGGAGTTCTTCCCACAGCACCCG ACCTTTTGTGAGCCTCAGGACTACCGGCCCATGAACCATGAGGACTTCAAGGATGAGCTGAAGACCTTCCGCCTCAAGACGCGCAGCTGGGCTGGCGAGCGGAGCCGGCGGGAGCTCTGCAGCCGCCTGCAGGACCAGTGA